GACCGAAGTCATGCGCAATCGCGGCACACTCCACCACTTCCGAATCAATAATCAGTCCGGGACTGTCCGCCTGGTTCAATTCTACCTCCGGGTAGCGACGCAGCAAGCTTCTTGCTGCTTCTCGTGCAATCTGCGCCACCTCCAGGGAGTGGGTCAATCGTGTGCGATAATAATCGCCTGTTCCTGCGCCAAATACCTGCGATTTGCCTTGCAGCCGACGAAAGGTTGGTGAATGTATCAGTCTGGAATAGTCGCGCTCATAGGCTGCACGAGCCCCATCCAGTTTCGTTAGTTCAGGGTATTGTCTATGTTCTCTCAGATCGTTCCATTGCATGTTGATCACTCCTAGCCGACTGTCTCTATTTTGAGTGATTATACACATATTCTGCAGTTTCGAAAAGCAAAACCTGTCTGCGATTGTCATCTCTTCTCACATCAACTTGTGATACACAGTCGTCTTCTCTTATTATACCCTGCCAGACTATCATCCGTGCACCTAAATGATAATGATATAAAATGACATTATAATTCACTCAAATTTTGAGGTGTTTTTTGTCAATAGGAGTTGCTGTACTGAATTCTTACATACGCCCCTAAGGGTTTAAGATAATATTCTAGGTGCGAAAGTTGAGTTAATAAGTACAACGTATCCCATTGATTAAATTCTATTCAAAAAAAAGTTCGATAAAGTATCCCTCAAAGAATGAGAAATCTACTTTACCGAACATTTAATTCTAAGTTCCGACATCCTCACATTACTTTTGATGATTGAAATTTTGCGAGATTCAAGTTGTGAAGAAGGGGTGATTTTTTTTCTCTCGCTAGCTGATTGTAACTTATCCCCAAAAACAACCATGTAGTCAAGTACGAAAATTCCGGGACGGATATCATTAAGGATACATAAATTATTAGCAAAGAAATTTTAAGACCATCATTAAAATAACTTTTCTTTAATTTAAACATTGGATATAAGAAAAATATACTAAATAAAATAAATCCAATAATACCACTATTAACCAATAACGTAGAGAAAAAATCAGTTGAGCGAACATATCCAAATCCAACCCCGAACAACTTGTTGAAAAATGGCATATGTGAAAAATATTCCAGATGTTTGAACATAGAAGAGGATCTTTGAATTCCAGAGTGGGAATCAATCTTATTAAATAGTAAGAATTCAAGAACGGAAGCAATCCTTTTATAATTTAGGATAGCTAAAATTGCGGAGAAATATATTAGTATTTGACAATACCTATCTCTTAAATGATAACGCAAAACTCTATACATGAAATAAATTAATATTCCTAAAAATGCGGTTGAAGAGGTCGATAAAATTAATGCTATTAGCATGGGAATGTGGAATAAAGGTTTGCGTAAATGTATTGCGAATATCCAGAGAGGTAATACAGTTAGCGCGAAAGCGCTTGGCTCTCCTGTTAGACTCTTCATCCTGAGTGTATCTATTCCAAAAGCATCAGTTCTCTGACTCATGCTCCCCAATCTAGGATTACCGTTAATATCTAAAGCAAATACTCTGTTACTTAAAAAGTCTCCAGTTGTTCCAAATAGTAAATAATAAAACCATTCGTAAAACCCATAAATAAGAAATATAGAAGTGCCTATGAATATGTACTTATTCCACTCCTTCTTGTAAAAGTACTTAGTGTAAAAGCAAATTATTGAAGCAGCAATAAGATAAATGGATTGAGTAAATAGGCTCGATCTTAAAAAAACATGCCCATTTTCGTTAACTAATATAACATTGTGTACGAAATTGTAGTCATATCCTCCATTCATTTTGAATAAGACAGTTAATTGTGCTAAGGCGTTAAATAACGTTAACACGTAAACAAAAATAATTAAGTCTCTATAAAAATAATTGGTTACCTGTTTAACTTCCATATTGTTTTTGAATTTTAGACTAATAGCAAATAAAAGCACAAAAACAACTGATAACAAGGATAAAAGTAGCCCAGGCGTTGTTCCTGGATTTGAAGGCATTAAAACCCAAGAATTTATAGGTAAAACAATGGCCCATATTTTAAAATAATTATCAAAAGGTTTAGGGGCGGATAATACTTTAATATACTTTCACCTCTCAATATCGCTTTTGATACAAATTGTATCACTGAGGATAGTATGTATCAATACCAAAGAAATTTTTCTGTAAAAATAGTTTTATTCATTTTCAAAAAATTGCATCAGTAAGAACCACTATCCATAACACATGACCTACCTACATAGCCTCACTTTGTTATTATCACGAATTGTAAAATGAGATGCGACAGTTCCTCTATGAAAGTTCATATTCGGACAATTCAAATACATGAAATATCGCTGTTCTCTCCAGTATCATCCGCCTCTTCACTACTTCCGCTGTTTTTATTAACAAATCCTGATGTCTACAGTAAAAAATCCGACAGGAAGGAAATACCCTGTCGGAGTGCAGATGGTGGTTGCAAGGGTTAGGCCGTTGCAGGTTACAGAAAGAACTCTACCGTACCTTAAACCCTTACGTTACGTAAAATGTTGTAACCTAGCTTTCTTGTTACACCGTTATATCACTGCAGTATTGCGGATTTTAAACCATAACCTTGCAGATATCGTTGGTGAACTCAACCGGGTCTTGAATTGGCAGTCCTTCAATCAGCAATGCTTGATGATACAGCAAGCTTGTGTAAAGGCTCAGTTTTTCTTTATCCTGTGCAAATGCGTCTTTCAAGGATTTGAAGACATCGTGATTTACGTTGATCTCCAGCACTTTGTCCGCCTGTACATTTTCACTGTTCGGCATAGCTTTCAGGATTTTCTCCATCTCAATCGTCAGCTCACCTTCGGTGGACAAACATACCGGGTGGCTTCTGAGGCGTTTGGAAGCTTTAACAGCTTTTACTTTGCCGCCGAGCTGTGCTTGCATCGCTTCGAACAACTCTTTGTTGTCGTTGTCCTGTGCGTCCGTCTCTTCTTTATCTGCACTGTCCTCGATGCCCAGGTCACCACTGGAGATGGATTTGAATTCTTTTTCTTTGTAATTCGTGATCATCTTGATTGCAAACTCATCGATGTCGTCGGTGAAGTACAAGACTTCATAACCTTTATCGAGTACACCCTCGATCTGCGGCAGCTTCTCAATCCGCTCAATGGATTCACCCGATGCGTAGTAAATGTACTTCTGATCTTCCGGCATTCTGGAAACGTATTCGTCCAGGCTCACCAGCTTCTTCTCTTTGGAAGACGAGAACAAGAGCAGATCCTGCAGGGTGTCTTTGTTCACGCCATAGTCGCTGTATACGCCATACTTCAACTGACGGCCAAATGCTTGATAGAATTTCTCGTAATTCTCACGCTCGTCCTTGAGCAAGCTTTGCAGTTGGCTCTTGATCTTGTTTTTGATGTTCTTCGCGATCAGACTGAGCTGACGGTCGTGTTGCAGCATTTCACGGGAAATGTTCAAGGACAGATCTTCCGAATCCACCATACCTTTTACAAATCCGAAGTAATCTGGCAGCAAATCACCGCATTTGTCCATGATCAATACACCGTTAGAGTACAGTTCAAGGCCTTTTTCATACTCTTTTGTATAATAATCAAACGGTGTGTTCTCCGGGATAAACAGGATTGCATTGTATACCACTGCGCCATCCGCGCTGATGTGCAGATGTTTGAGCGGTTTGTCAAAACCGTAGCGTTTTTCCATATAGAAGTTGTTGTAATCTTCTTCGGTCAGTTCGCTTTTATTTTTACGCCAGATCGGCACCATGCTGTTCACGGTTTGTTCTTCTTTGTACTCTTCGAATTCGTTCTCTGTACCCTCTTTTGCACGCTGACCTGTCACATCCATCTTGATCGGGTAGCGGATAAAGTCGGAGTATTTCTTGATGATGGATCTCAGGCGGTACTCTTCCAAAAATTCGTCATACGAATCTTCTTCGGTATTTTGTTTAATCGTCAGGACGATTTCCGTACCCACGGAATCTTTCTCTGCTGGAGAGATCGTGTACCCGTCCGCGCCTTCGGATTCCCATTTCCATGCTTCGTCGCTGCCCAGCGTTTTACTGGTTACCGTCAACTTGTCCGCCACCATAAATGCGGAGTAGAAACCAACCCCGAATTGTCCGATGATGTTGTGTCCGTCTTTGGCTTCATTCTCTTTCTTGAACGCCAGCGAGCCGCTTTTTGCGATAACCCCCAGATTGTTCTCCAGCTCTTCCTGGGTCATCCCGATTCCTGTATCAGTGAGCGTGAGCGTACGGTTCTCTTTGTCGATGGTAAGCTTGATGTAGTAGTCCTCTTTGTTGAAAACTAGTGTGTCGTCCGTCAGTGCTTTGTAATATATTTTGTCAATGGCGTCGCTGGAGTTGGAGATCAGTT
Above is a window of Paenibacillus sp. E222 DNA encoding:
- the htpG gene encoding molecular chaperone HtpG translates to MAKKEFQAESKRLLDMMINSIYTQREIFLRELISNSSDAIDKIYYKALTDDTLVFNKEDYYIKLTIDKENRTLTLTDTGIGMTQEELENNLGVIAKSGSLAFKKENEAKDGHNIIGQFGVGFYSAFMVADKLTVTSKTLGSDEAWKWESEGADGYTISPAEKDSVGTEIVLTIKQNTEEDSYDEFLEEYRLRSIIKKYSDFIRYPIKMDVTGQRAKEGTENEFEEYKEEQTVNSMVPIWRKNKSELTEEDYNNFYMEKRYGFDKPLKHLHISADGAVVYNAILFIPENTPFDYYTKEYEKGLELYSNGVLIMDKCGDLLPDYFGFVKGMVDSEDLSLNISREMLQHDRQLSLIAKNIKNKIKSQLQSLLKDERENYEKFYQAFGRQLKYGVYSDYGVNKDTLQDLLLFSSSKEKKLVSLDEYVSRMPEDQKYIYYASGESIERIEKLPQIEGVLDKGYEVLYFTDDIDEFAIKMITNYKEKEFKSISSGDLGIEDSADKEETDAQDNDNKELFEAMQAQLGGKVKAVKASKRLRSHPVCLSTEGELTIEMEKILKAMPNSENVQADKVLEINVNHDVFKSLKDAFAQDKEKLSLYTSLLYHQALLIEGLPIQDPVEFTNDICKVMV